From a region of the Phaseolus vulgaris cultivar G19833 chromosome 6, P. vulgaris v2.0, whole genome shotgun sequence genome:
- the LOC137831825 gene encoding uncharacterized protein At5g08430-like isoform X2 — MDCWKLMEIVEQNLDHDSNGNKIALNDRETYECLFKEYWEIIKAKERLTREDVFSAQPDFRTCKPFQYHKKNRTGEEEEVQNELKEGLTSDDIFSASLGYKKFEPLLHHKKVSKTEEEVQNEVKEGLTGDDTFAAQTGFKKFKGFLHHKKISKVEEEESEEEESEEEEGEAEESEEEEEEEEEESEEEENDLRSWTSDEDSKSALQSAKRKRSNSEEFVGWGSKPLISFLASIGKHETEPLTKWAVNSLIHEYINEKSLDHPRDKGKFLPDERLFPVFRKKVVSKRDIYYLLGFHFAKKMDDPSEDKNNVQISNSSLDKHPNAKKICGSRLSSLIGKPPLRKGDYFIKHSQFASINAYNIKLIYLKRSLVLELSKQPESFLGKIVGTFVRARIDSNDSRQGKSYHLVRVLGVEFDEMPNRILLQVSIMPKAIPISELSDEDFTEQECEDLQQKVKTSLLPKLTVAELQEKAESLHEDITKHSITTRLVHLQNQIDRANLRGRTREKIALLEERERLEQSWKQEQLLKSVPSVRAELIESKCGDSEDEQDTNTQL; from the exons ATGGACTGTTGGAAGCTAATGGAGATTGTGGAACAAAATTTAGACCATGATTCAAATGGG AACAAAATAGCCTTGAATGACAGGGAAACATACGAATGCCTATTCAAGGAATATTGGGAAATTATTAAGGCTAAAGAAAGATTGACCAGGGAGGACGTTTTTTCTGCACAGCCAGATTTCAGAACTTGTAAACCTTttcaatatcataaaaaaaataggacAGGTGAAGAGGAAGAAGTACAAAATGAGCTAAAAGAAGGATTGACAAGTGATGATATTTTTTCTGCAAGCCTGGGCTACAAAAAGTTTGAACCTTTATTACATCATAAAAAAGTTAGTAAAACTGAAGAAGAAGTACAGAATGAGGTAAAAGAAGGATTGACTGGTGATGATACTTTTGCTGCACAGACTGGCTTCAAAAAGTTTAAAGGTTTTCTGCACCATAAAAAAATTAGCaaagtagaagaagaagaaagtgaagaagaagaaagtgaagaagaagaaggagaagcagaagaaagtgaagaagaagaagaagaagaagaagaagaaagtgaagaagaagaaaatgatttGAGGTCATGGACTAGTGATGAAGATAGTAAGTCAGCTCTTCAGTCAGCCAAACGGAAAAGGAGCAATTCAGAGGAGTTTGTGGGATGGGGATCAAAACCTCTCATTAGCTTCCTTGCATCCATTGGGAAACATGAAACTGAACCATTAACCAAATGGGCTGTCAATTCTCTCATACATGAATACATCAATGAGAAAAGTCTTGACCACCCTAGAGACAAGGGGAAGTTCCTCCCTGATGAAAGGTTGTTTCCTGTGTTTAGAAAGAAAGTTGTCTCAAAAAGGGATATATATTATCTACTTGGGTTTCACTTTGCCAAGAAAATGGATGATCCATCTGAGGATAAAAACAATGTTCAAATCAGTAACAGTTCACTGGACAAGCATCCCAATGCTAAGAAAATATGTGGAAGCAGATTGTCAAGCTTAATTGGAAAACCTCCATTGAGAAAGGgggattattttataaagcATAGCCAATTTGCATCCATTAATGCCTATAATATAAAGCTCATTTATCTAAAACGAAGTTTGGTGCTAGAGTTATCAAAACAGCCTGAAAGCTTTTTGGGTAAGATTGTTGGAACTTTTGTCCGAGCTAGAATAGATTCCAATGATTCTAGACAAGGGAAGTCTTACCATCTGGTGAGAGTTTTAG GTGTTGAATTTGATGAAATGCCAAATAGAATTCTCTTGCAAGTTTCCATAATGCCTAAGGCCATTCCCATTTCAGAGCTATCCGATGAAGATTTCACAGAG CAAGAATGTGAGGATTTGCAGCAAAAAGTGAAAACCAGCTTGCTCCCAAAATTAACTGTT GCTGAGCTTCAAGAAAAGGCTGAAAGTCTTCACGAAGATATAACAAAACAT AGCATCACAACTCGCCTTGTCCATTTGCAAAATCAAATTGACCGAGCAAATCTTAGAGGACGAACTAGAGA AAAAATTGCATTACTTGAGGAAAGAGAACGACTTGAACAATCATGGAAGCAAGAACAACTCTTAAAGAGCGTACCTTCAGTTCGTGCAGAGCTGATTGAATCAAAATGTGGTGATTCTGAAGATGAACAAGATACAAATACACAGCTCTAG
- the LOC137831825 gene encoding zinc finger CCCH domain-containing protein 19-like isoform X1, with protein MAKNIEKTTVVFLEKEDEEEPAEEWCFGCKDGGQMIICDHPNCGKVYHPDCVGKDAAFFDIVKSWFCGRHACFQCNEPSKFYCLACPIGVCRKCFAASEEFTVVRGVKGLCMDCWKLMEIVEQNLDHDSNGNKIALNDRETYECLFKEYWEIIKAKERLTREDVFSAQPDFRTCKPFQYHKKNRTGEEEEVQNELKEGLTSDDIFSASLGYKKFEPLLHHKKVSKTEEEVQNEVKEGLTGDDTFAAQTGFKKFKGFLHHKKISKVEEEESEEEESEEEEGEAEESEEEEEEEEEESEEEENDLRSWTSDEDSKSALQSAKRKRSNSEEFVGWGSKPLISFLASIGKHETEPLTKWAVNSLIHEYINEKSLDHPRDKGKFLPDERLFPVFRKKVVSKRDIYYLLGFHFAKKMDDPSEDKNNVQISNSSLDKHPNAKKICGSRLSSLIGKPPLRKGDYFIKHSQFASINAYNIKLIYLKRSLVLELSKQPESFLGKIVGTFVRARIDSNDSRQGKSYHLVRVLGVEFDEMPNRILLQVSIMPKAIPISELSDEDFTEQECEDLQQKVKTSLLPKLTVAELQEKAESLHEDITKHSITTRLVHLQNQIDRANLRGRTREKIALLEERERLEQSWKQEQLLKSVPSVRAELIESKCGDSEDEQDTNTQL; from the exons ATGGCCAAGAACATAGAAAAAACTACAgtggtttttttagaaaaagaagatgaagaagaaccCGCCGAAGAATGGTGTTTTGGATGCAAGGATGGTGGGCAAATGATCATCTGTGATCACCC gAATTGTGGGAAAGTTTATCACCCTGATTGTGTTGGAAAGGATGCAGCTTTTTTTGACATTGTAAAATCTTGGTTTTGTG gTAGACATGCTTGTTTCCAATGCAATGAACCTTCAAAGTTTTATTGCCTTGCTTGTCCAATTGGTGTGTGCAGAAAATGCTTTGCCGCCTCAGAAGAATTTACTGTTGTTAGAGGGGTAAAAGGCTTATGCATGGACTGTTGGAAGCTAATGGAGATTGTGGAACAAAATTTAGACCATGATTCAAATGGG AACAAAATAGCCTTGAATGACAGGGAAACATACGAATGCCTATTCAAGGAATATTGGGAAATTATTAAGGCTAAAGAAAGATTGACCAGGGAGGACGTTTTTTCTGCACAGCCAGATTTCAGAACTTGTAAACCTTttcaatatcataaaaaaaataggacAGGTGAAGAGGAAGAAGTACAAAATGAGCTAAAAGAAGGATTGACAAGTGATGATATTTTTTCTGCAAGCCTGGGCTACAAAAAGTTTGAACCTTTATTACATCATAAAAAAGTTAGTAAAACTGAAGAAGAAGTACAGAATGAGGTAAAAGAAGGATTGACTGGTGATGATACTTTTGCTGCACAGACTGGCTTCAAAAAGTTTAAAGGTTTTCTGCACCATAAAAAAATTAGCaaagtagaagaagaagaaagtgaagaagaagaaagtgaagaagaagaaggagaagcagaagaaagtgaagaagaagaagaagaagaagaagaagaaagtgaagaagaagaaaatgatttGAGGTCATGGACTAGTGATGAAGATAGTAAGTCAGCTCTTCAGTCAGCCAAACGGAAAAGGAGCAATTCAGAGGAGTTTGTGGGATGGGGATCAAAACCTCTCATTAGCTTCCTTGCATCCATTGGGAAACATGAAACTGAACCATTAACCAAATGGGCTGTCAATTCTCTCATACATGAATACATCAATGAGAAAAGTCTTGACCACCCTAGAGACAAGGGGAAGTTCCTCCCTGATGAAAGGTTGTTTCCTGTGTTTAGAAAGAAAGTTGTCTCAAAAAGGGATATATATTATCTACTTGGGTTTCACTTTGCCAAGAAAATGGATGATCCATCTGAGGATAAAAACAATGTTCAAATCAGTAACAGTTCACTGGACAAGCATCCCAATGCTAAGAAAATATGTGGAAGCAGATTGTCAAGCTTAATTGGAAAACCTCCATTGAGAAAGGgggattattttataaagcATAGCCAATTTGCATCCATTAATGCCTATAATATAAAGCTCATTTATCTAAAACGAAGTTTGGTGCTAGAGTTATCAAAACAGCCTGAAAGCTTTTTGGGTAAGATTGTTGGAACTTTTGTCCGAGCTAGAATAGATTCCAATGATTCTAGACAAGGGAAGTCTTACCATCTGGTGAGAGTTTTAG GTGTTGAATTTGATGAAATGCCAAATAGAATTCTCTTGCAAGTTTCCATAATGCCTAAGGCCATTCCCATTTCAGAGCTATCCGATGAAGATTTCACAGAG CAAGAATGTGAGGATTTGCAGCAAAAAGTGAAAACCAGCTTGCTCCCAAAATTAACTGTT GCTGAGCTTCAAGAAAAGGCTGAAAGTCTTCACGAAGATATAACAAAACAT AGCATCACAACTCGCCTTGTCCATTTGCAAAATCAAATTGACCGAGCAAATCTTAGAGGACGAACTAGAGA AAAAATTGCATTACTTGAGGAAAGAGAACGACTTGAACAATCATGGAAGCAAGAACAACTCTTAAAGAGCGTACCTTCAGTTCGTGCAGAGCTGATTGAATCAAAATGTGGTGATTCTGAAGATGAACAAGATACAAATACACAGCTCTAG